A genomic segment from Bradyrhizobium sp. CB1015 encodes:
- the queC gene encoding 7-cyano-7-deazaguanine synthase QueC, with protein MSDAFSSETALVLFSGGQDSTTCLAWALSRFARVETLGFEYGQRHAIELACRDCLLDGIKGLRADWAAKLGESHTLSIPTLAAVSETALTRDVAIAMGADGLPNTFVPGRNLVFLTFAAALAYRRGISHIVGGMCETDYSGYPDCRDETIRAMQSALSLGMANQFELHTPLMWIDKAATWKLAHDLGGEGLVDLIREQSHTCYLGERGARHEWGYGCGECPACSLRAKGWNEYVAGR; from the coding sequence ATGAGTGATGCATTTTCCTCCGAAACCGCGCTGGTGCTGTTCTCCGGCGGCCAGGATTCCACCACCTGCCTTGCCTGGGCGCTGAGCCGCTTCGCCCGTGTGGAGACGCTGGGGTTCGAGTACGGCCAGCGCCACGCCATCGAGCTGGCCTGCCGCGACTGCCTGCTCGACGGCATCAAGGGCCTGCGCGCCGATTGGGCCGCAAAGCTCGGCGAGAGCCACACGCTGTCGATCCCGACGCTTGCCGCCGTCTCCGAGACGGCGCTGACCCGCGACGTCGCAATCGCGATGGGGGCGGACGGTCTGCCCAACACCTTCGTGCCGGGTCGCAACCTCGTGTTCCTCACCTTCGCCGCGGCCCTGGCCTATCGGCGCGGCATCAGCCACATCGTCGGCGGCATGTGCGAGACCGACTATTCCGGCTATCCCGATTGCCGCGACGAGACCATCCGCGCCATGCAGTCTGCGCTCTCGCTCGGCATGGCCAACCAGTTCGAGCTGCACACGCCACTGATGTGGATCGACAAGGCCGCGACCTGGAAGCTGGCGCACGATCTCGGCGGCGAGGGGCTCGTCGACCTCATCCGTGAGCAATCTCACACCTGCTATCTCGGCGAACGCGGCGCGCGGCATGAATGGGGCTATGGCTGCGGTGAGTGCCCGGCGTGCAGTTTGCGGGCGAAGGGGTGGAACGAGTACGTGGCGGGGCGGTAG
- a CDS encoding nitrile hydratase accessory protein, with protein MSSALTAAATAAIPSIPRDDDGPVFRAPWEAHAFAMALSLHERGVFTWPEWAAALADEIKRAQAAGDPDSGETYYLHWLATLEGLVARKGVASMETLHRYRDAWDHAADRTPHGKPIELRPEDFG; from the coding sequence ATGAGCAGCGCACTTACGGCCGCGGCAACGGCGGCGATCCCGAGCATTCCGCGCGACGACGACGGCCCGGTGTTCCGCGCGCCCTGGGAGGCGCATGCGTTTGCGATGGCCTTGAGCCTGCACGAGCGGGGCGTATTCACCTGGCCGGAATGGGCCGCCGCACTCGCGGACGAGATCAAGCGCGCCCAGGCCGCCGGCGACCCTGACAGCGGCGAGACCTACTATCTGCACTGGCTCGCCACGCTGGAAGGCCTCGTGGCGCGCAAGGGCGTCGCCTCGATGGAGACGCTGCACCGCTATCGCGACGCCTGGGACCACGCCGCGGATCGCACGCCACACGGCAAGCCGATCGAGCTGCGGCCGGAGGATTTTGGCTAG
- a CDS encoding methionine ABC transporter ATP-binding protein, translating into MVRFAGISKTYPAYRGKPGVNALQDIDFAIRRGSITGVIGRSGAGKSSLVRLINGLEKPTTGRVIVDNSDISALAGRELRLAQRSIGMIFQHFNLLSSRTAADNIALPLEIAGWAKADIKARVAELLALVGIADKHDRYPSELSGGQKQRVGIARALATRPSVLLSDEATSALDPQTTRAILDLLASINRELGVTIVLITHEMSVVRQLAKEVVVLDAGRVVESGHVADIFTHPRHPITQSFLAEVIGDSLPVSLASRIVAERPAGGQAVIRVQVRGAGAGDTVVARLARELGLDVALLSARIDEIGGQHVGSLTLGIPGGEDAVTRTLGWLSQYQFSAERLGYVA; encoded by the coding sequence ATGGTCCGTTTCGCCGGCATCTCCAAGACCTACCCGGCCTATCGCGGCAAGCCCGGCGTCAACGCGCTGCAGGACATCGACTTCGCCATTCGGCGCGGCTCCATCACTGGCGTGATCGGCCGCTCCGGCGCCGGCAAATCGAGCCTGGTTCGGCTCATCAACGGGCTGGAGAAGCCGACCACAGGCCGCGTGATCGTGGACAACAGCGATATCTCCGCGCTCGCCGGCCGCGAGCTGCGGCTGGCGCAGCGCTCGATCGGCATGATCTTCCAGCACTTCAACCTGCTGTCCTCGCGCACCGCGGCCGACAACATCGCGCTGCCGCTGGAGATCGCCGGCTGGGCCAAGGCCGACATCAAGGCTCGCGTCGCCGAGCTGCTCGCACTGGTCGGCATCGCCGACAAGCACGATCGTTATCCCTCCGAACTGTCCGGCGGCCAGAAGCAGCGCGTCGGCATCGCCCGCGCGCTGGCGACGCGGCCGAGCGTGCTGCTGTCGGATGAGGCGACCTCGGCCCTCGATCCGCAGACCACGCGCGCGATCCTCGATCTGCTTGCGAGCATCAACCGCGAACTCGGCGTGACCATCGTGCTGATCACGCATGAGATGTCCGTGGTGCGCCAGCTCGCCAAGGAGGTGGTGGTGCTCGATGCAGGCCGCGTCGTCGAGAGCGGCCACGTCGCCGACATCTTCACGCATCCAAGACATCCGATCACGCAGTCCTTCCTGGCCGAGGTGATCGGCGACAGCCTGCCGGTGTCGCTGGCGAGCCGGATCGTTGCGGAGCGGCCTGCCGGCGGGCAGGCCGTGATCCGGGTCCAGGTGCGCGGGGCAGGGGCCGGCGACACCGTGGTGGCCCGGCTTGCGCGCGAGCTTGGGCTCGACGTCGCGCTGCTGTCGGCGCGCATCGACGAGATCGGCGGCCAGCATGTTGGCTCGCTCACGCTCGGTATTCCCGGCGGCGAGGACGCGGTGACGCGAACGCTCGGCTGGCTCTCTCAATATCAATTCTCGGCGGAGCGTCTCGGCTATGTCGCCTGA
- a CDS encoding methionine ABC transporter permease, with translation MSPELINLIVQATGESLYMVGIAALLGTAFGLPLGVFLATSRKGELFAAPIVNRVLGIVVNATRSTPFIILVVAIIPFTRLVAGTSIGSTAAIVPLTIASTPFIARLVEAAIREVDGGLIETASSFGASPLQIVFKVLIPEALPGLLLALTLAVVSLLGYSAMVGAVGGGGLGDLGIRYGYQRFMPEMMLAVVVVLIALVQIVQSAGDYLARRVNRRLRHR, from the coding sequence ATGTCGCCTGAACTCATCAACCTGATCGTCCAGGCCACGGGCGAGAGCCTGTACATGGTCGGCATCGCAGCGCTGCTCGGCACCGCCTTCGGCCTGCCGCTCGGCGTCTTCCTGGCCACCAGCCGCAAAGGCGAGCTGTTCGCGGCGCCCATCGTCAATCGCGTGCTCGGCATCGTCGTCAACGCGACGCGCTCGACGCCGTTCATCATCCTGGTCGTCGCCATCATCCCGTTCACGCGCCTCGTTGCCGGCACCTCGATCGGCTCGACCGCGGCGATCGTGCCGCTGACGATCGCCTCGACGCCGTTCATCGCGCGCCTCGTCGAAGCTGCGATCCGCGAGGTCGACGGCGGCCTGATCGAGACTGCGTCCTCGTTCGGCGCTTCGCCGCTCCAGATCGTGTTCAAGGTTCTGATCCCGGAGGCGCTGCCAGGACTGCTGCTGGCGCTGACGCTCGCCGTCGTCAGCCTGCTCGGCTACTCCGCGATGGTCGGCGCGGTCGGCGGCGGCGGCCTTGGCGACCTCGGCATCCGCTACGGCTATCAGCGCTTCATGCCGGAGATGATGCTGGCCGTCGTGGTCGTGCTGATCGCACTGGTGCAGATCGTCCAGAGCGCCGGCGATTACCTGGCGCGCCGGGTCAATCGCCGGCTGCGGCATCGCTGA
- the hflX gene encoding GTPase HflX encodes MEPRNFDGDADRPRSAGATQTGRVLVIGPYLRVRAGSADAQSESHALRDTEARLDEAVGLARAIDLVIADAIVAPVSQIRPATYIGKGKVEEIAGLIKTLEVELVVMDCALSPIQQRNLEKEWHAKVLDRTGLILEIFGRRAKTREGSLQVELAHLNYQRSRLVRSWTHLERQRGGFGFMGGPGETQIEADRRLIQERISKLESELKKVQATRRLHRAGRQRVPYRVVALVGYTNAGKSTLFNRLTRADVQAADMLFATLDPTLRALNLPHGGKAMLSDTVGFISNLPTQLVAAFRATLEEVLEADVILHVRDISHEDAEAQQSDVDAVLRQLGINPDDSGRIIEVWNKIDRFDPEQREELLNIAARRPEDHPAMLVSAVSGEGIDALLAAIEQRLAAKRTTLDLSIDAADGAGISWLHRNAEVLSKELHDGRFDMTVRVDETKRDIVVNRFDAVPHLSA; translated from the coding sequence TTGGAACCCCGGAATTTCGACGGGGATGCCGACCGCCCGCGGTCGGCAGGGGCTACGCAGACGGGGCGGGTGCTTGTCATCGGCCCCTACTTGCGCGTGCGCGCGGGCAGTGCCGACGCGCAATCGGAGTCCCATGCCTTGCGAGATACCGAGGCCCGGCTTGATGAAGCCGTCGGCCTCGCGCGTGCGATCGATCTCGTCATTGCCGACGCCATCGTCGCTCCGGTCAGCCAGATCCGTCCTGCGACCTATATCGGCAAGGGCAAGGTCGAGGAGATCGCCGGGCTGATCAAGACCCTCGAGGTCGAGCTCGTGGTGATGGATTGCGCATTGTCGCCGATCCAGCAACGCAACCTCGAGAAGGAATGGCACGCCAAGGTGCTCGACCGCACCGGGCTCATTCTCGAAATCTTCGGCCGCCGCGCCAAGACCAGGGAAGGCTCGCTGCAGGTCGAGCTTGCGCATCTCAACTACCAGCGCTCGCGCCTGGTGCGCTCCTGGACCCATCTCGAACGCCAGCGAGGCGGTTTCGGCTTCATGGGTGGTCCCGGCGAGACCCAGATCGAGGCCGACCGCCGCCTGATCCAGGAGCGCATCTCCAAGCTGGAGAGCGAGCTGAAAAAGGTGCAGGCGACGCGGCGCCTGCATCGCGCCGGCCGTCAACGCGTGCCGTATCGTGTCGTCGCGCTGGTCGGTTACACCAATGCCGGCAAGTCGACGCTGTTCAATCGCCTGACCCGCGCCGACGTGCAGGCGGCCGACATGCTGTTCGCGACGCTCGATCCCACCTTGCGGGCGCTCAACCTGCCGCATGGCGGCAAGGCGATGCTGTCGGACACCGTCGGCTTCATCTCCAACCTGCCGACGCAGCTCGTCGCCGCCTTCCGCGCCACGCTGGAGGAGGTGCTGGAGGCCGACGTCATCCTGCATGTCCGCGACATCTCGCATGAAGACGCCGAGGCGCAGCAGAGCGACGTCGACGCGGTGCTGCGCCAGCTCGGCATCAACCCGGACGATTCCGGCCGCATCATCGAGGTCTGGAACAAGATCGACCGCTTCGACCCCGAGCAACGCGAAGAGCTGCTCAACATCGCCGCGCGCAGGCCGGAGGATCATCCGGCGATGCTGGTCTCAGCGGTGTCGGGCGAGGGCATCGATGCTCTGCTCGCCGCGATCGAGCAACGCCTGGCTGCCAAGCGCACCACGCTCGATCTCTCCATCGACGCCGCCGACGGCGCCGGCATCAGCTGGCTGCACCGCAATGCCGAGGTGCTGTCGAAGGAGCTGCACGACGGCCGCTTCGACATGACCGTGCGGGTGGACGAGACCAAGCGGGATATCGTGGTGAACAGGTTCGACGCCGTGCCGCATCTATCCGCGTAA
- a CDS encoding TonB-dependent siderophore receptor, with protein sequence MRGAEKDVSDFQFSSRGDTRRRQIQVLFLGAVSTFSLIIPFAAAEAQTQIPAITVEAPAQRTRPAAIAPSRRAAAARTARANRRGPAQQAAPTQSASSNGATAERANGPVRGFVATRSGTATKTDTPLIETPQSVSVITTDQVRNQGAVSIGEALRYTAGVSGDVNGGSDTRFGGLQIRGFDMTMPGLYVDGLRIPSSNYVHFNGLEPYGAERIEVLKGPSSAMYGGSGTGGVLNYVTKLPTAQQFGEVSISGGSFNRYQGQFDMGGPANKEGTVLWRLTGVVRDGETQVDFSKDNRVFIAPAVTFKPNEDTTITLLANYQRDRAGWGLQFLPASGTVWPNNGRTIPVSFFAGVPGFDAFNTEIATAGYQLSHDFTDYLTFRQNLRYAYQHNEEKVFYGGGYTDEAAGQLARYGSYSNSYINSFAVDNQLQGKFNTGILSHTTLVGVDYRNSSFRDTAFGVTTSSPEINVFNPNYSYDYAIGAMSDNTGVKQSQVGLYAQDQIKLGRLSFQFGGRQDFVTTQIDNGLANTTVAKDASAFTGRAAVMYNFDNGIAPYFSYSESFLPLLATGVGGQMLNPESGVQYEVGVKYQPVGWNALFTFAAFDLTRDNLAVYVPAATSYEQIGQVKSRGIELEGTMSLADGWNLRAAYAYVDAMVTQDPVNVGKAPTTVPLNRASLWSDYTLQTGPLAGLQFGGGIRHVGATWGDDANTFKVGASTVLDALLAYSHDNWRLSLNVTNLADTRYVAACYSLAGCFYAEGRKAIGKLTYRW encoded by the coding sequence GTGCGTGGGGCCGAGAAAGACGTGAGCGACTTTCAATTTTCTTCGCGTGGCGACACGCGTCGTCGACAGATTCAGGTGCTTTTCCTCGGGGCGGTCAGCACATTCTCTCTCATCATTCCCTTCGCTGCCGCGGAGGCGCAGACGCAGATTCCTGCGATCACCGTCGAAGCGCCGGCGCAGCGCACACGTCCGGCGGCGATTGCGCCGTCGCGGCGGGCTGCGGCGGCGCGCACCGCACGCGCCAATCGTCGCGGCCCGGCGCAGCAGGCTGCGCCAACGCAGTCGGCCTCATCGAATGGTGCCACGGCTGAGCGCGCCAACGGTCCGGTACGCGGCTTCGTGGCGACGCGCAGCGGCACCGCCACCAAGACCGATACGCCCTTGATCGAAACGCCGCAGTCGGTGTCGGTCATCACCACCGACCAGGTCAGGAATCAGGGCGCGGTCTCGATCGGCGAGGCCCTGCGCTACACCGCCGGTGTCAGCGGCGACGTCAATGGCGGCTCGGACACCCGCTTCGGCGGCCTCCAGATCCGCGGCTTCGACATGACCATGCCGGGCCTCTACGTTGACGGCTTGCGGATTCCCTCCAGCAACTACGTGCACTTCAATGGCCTCGAGCCCTATGGGGCCGAGCGCATCGAGGTGCTCAAGGGTCCATCCTCCGCCATGTACGGCGGCAGCGGCACCGGCGGCGTCCTCAACTACGTGACCAAGCTGCCGACGGCGCAGCAATTCGGCGAGGTCTCGATCTCCGGCGGCAGCTTCAACCGCTATCAGGGCCAATTCGACATGGGCGGCCCTGCCAACAAGGAAGGCACGGTGCTGTGGCGCCTGACCGGCGTCGTGCGCGACGGCGAGACCCAGGTCGACTTCAGCAAGGACAATCGCGTCTTCATCGCGCCCGCCGTCACTTTCAAGCCGAACGAGGACACCACCATCACCTTGCTCGCCAACTATCAGCGCGATCGAGCAGGGTGGGGTCTCCAGTTCCTACCAGCCTCGGGTACGGTGTGGCCGAACAACGGCCGCACCATTCCGGTCTCGTTCTTCGCGGGCGTGCCGGGCTTCGACGCGTTCAACACCGAAATCGCGACCGCCGGCTACCAGCTCTCGCACGATTTTACCGACTACCTCACGTTCCGCCAGAACCTGCGCTACGCCTATCAGCACAACGAGGAGAAGGTGTTTTACGGCGGGGGCTATACCGACGAAGCCGCAGGGCAGCTCGCACGCTATGGCAGCTACAGCAACTCCTACATCAACTCCTTCGCCGTGGATAATCAGCTCCAGGGCAAGTTCAACACCGGCATTCTCAGCCATACAACGCTGGTCGGCGTCGACTATCGCAACTCGTCCTTCCGCGACACCGCCTTTGGGGTCACGACCTCGTCCCCCGAGATCAACGTTTTCAACCCGAACTACAGCTACGACTACGCCATAGGCGCCATGAGCGACAACACCGGCGTCAAGCAGTCGCAAGTAGGCCTCTATGCGCAGGATCAGATCAAGCTCGGCCGGCTCTCGTTCCAGTTCGGCGGTCGCCAGGATTTCGTGACGACGCAGATCGACAACGGTCTCGCCAACACGACGGTCGCGAAGGATGCTTCGGCCTTCACCGGCCGCGCCGCCGTCATGTACAATTTCGACAACGGCATCGCGCCCTATTTCAGCTACTCGGAATCGTTCCTGCCGCTGCTCGCAACCGGGGTTGGCGGACAGATGCTCAATCCCGAGTCGGGCGTCCAGTACGAGGTCGGCGTCAAGTACCAGCCGGTCGGCTGGAACGCGTTGTTCACTTTCGCCGCCTTCGACCTGACGCGCGACAACCTCGCGGTATACGTGCCCGCAGCCACCTCTTACGAACAGATTGGGCAGGTGAAGTCGCGCGGCATCGAGCTCGAAGGCACGATGTCGCTCGCCGACGGCTGGAACCTGCGCGCCGCCTATGCCTATGTCGATGCCATGGTTACGCAGGATCCGGTGAATGTCGGCAAGGCGCCGACCACGGTGCCGCTCAACCGCGCTTCGCTGTGGAGCGACTACACGCTGCAGACCGGGCCGCTCGCCGGTCTGCAATTCGGCGGCGGCATCCGCCATGTCGGCGCGACCTGGGGCGACGACGCCAACACCTTCAAGGTGGGCGCATCGACCGTGCTGGACGCGCTGCTGGCCTACAGCCACGACAATTGGCGGCTGTCGCTGAACGTGACCAACCTTGCCGATACGCGCTATGTCGCTGCGTGCTACAGCCTGGCCGGCTGCTTCTATGCCGAGGGACGCAAGGCCATCGGCAAGCTGACTTATCGCTGGTGA
- the nthB gene encoding nitrile hydratase subunit beta: MNGVHDMGGMDGFGKVEPEPNEPMFHEEWESRVLAMVRAMGAAGAFNIDTSRFYRETLPPHVYLSSSYYKKWFLGLEEMLIDKGYLTREEVAAGHAMQPAKALKHGKFDRANVERVMVRGKFDRPAPAPAKFKIGDRVRARNIHPATHTRLPRYVRGHVGVVELNHGCHVFPDTAAMERGENPQWLYTVVFEGRDLWGEDGDPTLKVSIDAFEPYLDPA, translated from the coding sequence GTGAACGGCGTGCACGACATGGGCGGCATGGACGGGTTCGGCAAGGTCGAGCCCGAGCCGAACGAGCCGATGTTTCACGAGGAATGGGAGTCGCGCGTGCTGGCCATGGTGCGCGCGATGGGCGCGGCCGGCGCCTTCAACATCGACACCTCGCGCTTCTATCGCGAGACCTTGCCGCCGCATGTGTACCTGTCGAGCTCCTATTACAAGAAATGGTTCCTCGGGCTCGAGGAGATGCTGATCGACAAGGGCTATCTCACCCGCGAGGAAGTCGCTGCCGGCCATGCGATGCAGCCTGCAAAGGCGCTCAAGCACGGCAAGTTCGACCGCGCCAATGTCGAGCGCGTGATGGTGCGCGGCAAGTTCGACCGCCCTGCTCCGGCTCCGGCGAAATTCAAGATCGGCGATCGCGTCCGCGCCAGGAATATTCACCCTGCCACACACACGCGGCTGCCGCGCTATGTGCGCGGCCATGTCGGCGTGGTCGAGCTGAACCACGGCTGCCACGTGTTTCCGGACACGGCGGCGATGGAGCGCGGCGAGAACCCGCAATGGCTCTACACCGTCGTATTCGAAGGCCGCGATCTCTGGGGCGAGGACGGCGATCCCACGTTGAAAGTCTCGATCGACGCGTTCGAGCCCTATCTGGACCCGGCGTGA
- the nthA gene encoding nitrile hydratase subunit alpha, whose translation MSHDHDHHHHHDHDHSELSETELRVRALETILTEKGYVEPAALDAIIQAYETKIGPHNGARVVAKAWTDPAFKTALLEDGSKAIGTLGHVSRVGDHLVVVENTPERHNMVVCTLCSCYPWEMLGLPPVWYKAAPYRSRAVKDPRGVLADFGVAVPKDTEIRVWDSTAETRFLVLPMRPAGTEGWSEEQLAELVTRDSMIGTGFPRTPGAPS comes from the coding sequence ATGAGCCACGATCACGACCACCATCATCACCACGATCACGACCATTCCGAGCTGTCCGAGACCGAGCTGCGCGTGCGTGCGCTCGAGACGATCCTGACCGAAAAGGGCTATGTCGAGCCGGCTGCGCTCGATGCCATCATCCAGGCCTATGAGACCAAGATCGGCCCGCACAATGGTGCGCGCGTTGTCGCCAAGGCCTGGACCGATCCGGCGTTCAAGACGGCGCTGCTGGAGGATGGCTCCAAGGCCATCGGCACGCTCGGCCATGTCAGCCGGGTCGGCGATCATCTCGTCGTCGTCGAGAACACGCCCGAGCGGCACAACATGGTCGTGTGCACGCTGTGCTCCTGCTATCCCTGGGAAATGCTCGGGCTGCCGCCGGTCTGGTACAAGGCCGCGCCCTACCGCTCCCGCGCGGTGAAGGACCCGCGCGGCGTGCTCGCCGATTTCGGCGTCGCGGTCCCCAAGGATACGGAGATCCGGGTGTGGGATTCCACCGCCGAGACGCGCTTCCTGGTGCTGCCGATGCGCCCCGCGGGCACGGAAGGCTGGAGCGAGGAGCAGCTCGCCGAGCTCGTGACGCGCGACTCCATGATCGGCACTGGTTTCCCCAGGACGCCGGGAGCACCGTCGTGA
- the mazG gene encoding nucleoside triphosphate pyrophosphohydrolase has product MTPSRDISRLIEIMAALRTPVTGCPWDLEQDFATIAPYTIEEAYEVVDAITRGDLDDLREELGDLLLQVVFHAQMASEQNAFDFGDVVEAITRKMIRRHPHVFADKDGNLAPSHVKEVWDRIKAEEKAERAARRPPEATPSHKSLLSGVKAGQPALTRAMELQRKASTVGFDWNDPRAVLQKIREEVDEIEAALDRNDKQEIAEETGDLMFALVNLVRHVDADPEAALRATNAKFERRFAYIERALEAQGRMLEQASLAEMDALWNAAKDEEPAQQARSS; this is encoded by the coding sequence ATGACCCCTTCCCGCGATATCTCCCGCCTGATCGAGATCATGGCGGCGCTGCGCACCCCGGTGACCGGCTGCCCCTGGGACCTCGAGCAGGACTTTGCGACGATTGCGCCCTACACGATCGAGGAAGCCTATGAGGTGGTCGACGCCATCACCCGCGGCGATCTCGACGATCTCAGAGAGGAGCTCGGCGACCTCCTGCTCCAGGTCGTGTTCCACGCGCAGATGGCCTCGGAGCAGAACGCGTTCGATTTTGGTGACGTGGTCGAGGCCATCACCCGCAAGATGATCCGCCGTCATCCCCACGTCTTCGCCGACAAGGACGGCAATCTCGCCCCCTCCCACGTCAAGGAAGTCTGGGACCGCATCAAGGCCGAGGAGAAGGCCGAGCGCGCCGCACGCCGGCCGCCGGAGGCGACGCCCTCGCACAAATCGCTGCTGTCGGGCGTGAAGGCCGGCCAGCCCGCTTTGACCCGCGCGATGGAGCTGCAGCGCAAGGCCTCCACCGTCGGCTTCGACTGGAACGACCCGCGCGCGGTCCTGCAAAAGATCCGGGAAGAGGTCGACGAGATCGAGGCGGCACTCGACCGCAACGACAAGCAAGAGATTGCGGAAGAGACCGGCGACCTGATGTTCGCCCTCGTCAATCTCGTCCGCCACGTCGACGCCGATCCGGAAGCTGCACTGCGCGCGACCAACGCCAAATTCGAGCGGCGCTTCGCCTATATCGAGCGGGCGCTGGAGGCCCAGGGCCGCATGCTCGAGCAGGCCTCGCTGGCGGAGATGGACGCGCTGTGGAATGCGGCGAAGGATGAGGAGCCGGCCCAACAAGCCCGAAGCTCGTAA
- a CDS encoding sigma-54 dependent transcriptional regulator yields the protein MASEILIVDDEADIRDLVAGILEDEGFVTRTARDSDTALAEIANRRPHLVFLDIWLQGSKLDGLQLLEQVKKDNADLPVVMISGHGNIETAVAAIKRGAYDFIEKPFKADRLILVATRALENSRLKREVKELKQLAPSASQLVGRSPSMNQLRQTIERAAKANSRILIVGPAGAGKELTARTLHAASGRADGPFVVINAAAITPERMEHELFGVEQSNGEQPRKPGALEEAHGGTLFIDEIADMPRETQNKILRVLVEQSFQRVGGTAKVQVDVRIISSTARNLEEEIAAGRFREDLYHRLSVVPIRVPALSERREDIPELIDYFMEQISAGSGLPKRQIGQDAMAVLQSHVWPGNVRQLRNNVERVMILAAGGPEVIITADMLPQDVGSMVPAMPTSNNGEHIMGLPLREAREVFERDYLIAQISRFSGNISRTAEFVGMERSALHRKLKALGVG from the coding sequence ATGGCAAGTGAAATTCTGATTGTCGATGATGAGGCCGATATTCGGGATCTCGTTGCGGGCATTCTCGAAGACGAGGGATTCGTCACCAGGACCGCACGTGACAGCGACACCGCGCTCGCCGAGATCGCCAATCGTCGGCCGCATCTGGTGTTTCTCGACATCTGGCTGCAAGGCTCCAAGCTCGACGGCCTGCAGCTCCTGGAGCAGGTCAAGAAGGACAATGCCGATCTGCCGGTCGTGATGATCTCCGGCCACGGCAACATCGAGACCGCGGTCGCCGCGATCAAGCGCGGCGCCTACGATTTCATCGAGAAGCCGTTCAAGGCCGACCGCCTCATCCTGGTCGCGACCAGAGCGCTGGAGAACTCGCGGCTCAAGCGCGAGGTCAAGGAGCTGAAGCAGCTCGCGCCGAGCGCCAGCCAGCTGGTCGGCCGCTCGCCCAGCATGAACCAGCTGCGCCAGACCATCGAGCGCGCGGCCAAGGCCAACAGCCGCATCCTGATCGTCGGCCCCGCCGGCGCCGGCAAGGAGCTGACCGCGCGCACGCTGCATGCCGCCTCGGGCCGCGCCGACGGTCCCTTCGTCGTCATCAACGCCGCCGCGATCACGCCCGAGCGGATGGAGCACGAGCTGTTCGGCGTCGAGCAGTCCAATGGCGAGCAGCCGCGCAAGCCCGGCGCGCTCGAAGAAGCGCATGGCGGCACGCTGTTCATCGACGAGATCGCGGACATGCCGCGCGAGACCCAGAACAAGATCCTGCGCGTGCTGGTGGAGCAGTCGTTCCAGCGCGTCGGCGGCACCGCCAAGGTGCAGGTCGACGTGCGCATCATCTCATCGACTGCCCGCAATCTCGAAGAGGAGATCGCGGCCGGCCGCTTCCGCGAGGACCTCTACCACCGGCTTTCGGTGGTGCCGATCCGCGTGCCCGCACTGTCGGAGCGGCGCGAGGACATTCCGGAATTGATCGATTATTTCATGGAGCAGATCTCGGCCGGCAGCGGCCTGCCCAAGCGGCAGATTGGTCAGGACGCGATGGCGGTGCTGCAGTCGCATGTCTGGCCCGGCAATGTGCGTCAGCTCCGCAACAACGTTGAAAGAGTCATGATTCTGGCCGCCGGCGGGCCGGAGGTCATCATCACCGCCGACATGCTGCCGCAAGACGTCGGCTCGATGGTGCCGGCGATGCCGACCAGCAACAATGGCGAGCACATCATGGGCCTGCCGCTGCGCGAAGCACGCGAAGTGTTCGAGCGCGACTATTTGATTGCACAGATCAGCCGTTTCTCAGGAAATATTTCTCGAACGGCCGAGTTCGTTGGCATGGAACGTTCGGCCTTGCACCGGAAGTTGAAAGCGCTCGGCGTCGGCTGA
- the hfq gene encoding RNA chaperone Hfq, whose translation MAADRAQNLQDTFLNHVRKTKTPLTIFLVNGVKLQGIVTWFDNFCLLLRRDGHSQLVYKHAISTIMPGAPIQLFEGGEDQPA comes from the coding sequence ATGGCGGCAGACCGCGCACAAAACCTACAGGACACCTTCCTTAATCACGTTCGCAAAACCAAGACGCCACTGACGATCTTTCTGGTCAACGGAGTGAAGCTCCAGGGCATCGTGACCTGGTTCGACAATTTCTGTTTGCTGCTTCGGCGCGACGGTCATTCGCAGCTCGTCTACAAGCATGCGATCTCGACCATCATGCCGGGCGCTCCGATTCAGCTGTTCGAAGGCGGCGAGGACCAGCCGGCTTGA